One stretch of Leadbetterella byssophila DSM 17132 DNA includes these proteins:
- a CDS encoding Rieske 2Fe-2S domain-containing protein — translation MTRYEFLKSCGFTGGALMALLSCVGEQEVGALTRLPDGTLLKPDGSPVEEITGSGPDPDYQITTEELEKIQYLYRINISDPRYAKLLVRNQYITLGNTFVLALSKEGKYIAATVVCSHENNRTISYRFGEWYCPEHGARYNMSGTGLNEYGTKGIKVYKTAFDGETIIIYE, via the coding sequence ATGACCCGGTATGAATTTTTAAAATCTTGCGGATTTACAGGAGGAGCTCTTATGGCCCTTCTCTCCTGCGTGGGAGAACAGGAAGTGGGAGCTTTAACCCGCCTTCCGGATGGAACCTTACTGAAACCAGACGGCAGTCCGGTTGAAGAGATCACCGGCTCTGGACCTGATCCTGACTATCAGATAACTACGGAAGAATTGGAAAAGATCCAATACCTCTATAGGATCAACATTTCAGATCCAAGGTACGCCAAACTTTTGGTTAGAAATCAATACATCACCTTAGGGAATACTTTTGTCTTAGCTCTTTCAAAAGAAGGAAAATATATCGCTGCAACAGTAGTATGCTCTCACGAGAATAACCGAACCATTTCTTACCGATTTGGGGAATGGTATTGTCCCGAACATGGAGCGCGATACAATATGTCCGGCACCGGTCTGAATGAATATGGGACAAAAGGAATCAAGGTATATAAAACAGCTTTTGACGGTGAAACCATAATTATATACGAGTAA